A single region of the Kocuria rosea genome encodes:
- a CDS encoding IMPACT family protein translates to MDPDPLLSRATRYTTLAAGTEAVAELEIKRSRFLAVLRRAPTEAEARALAEELRRGFHDARHHCSAFVLGPDRDVQRSSDDGEPAGTAGLPMLEALVLRRTATDAAGRDVTDLSDVSAVVVRWFGGTLLGAGGLVRAYSEAVSQALDGASLVVRRRQRLYRLPASHADAGRIENELRAAGTTVLDTAYGAAGAELGLALPDDDAAVAALHSRVASLTAGAGVLRPVGTDWVDTPTGSRP, encoded by the coding sequence ATGGACCCGGACCCCCTGCTCAGCCGCGCGACCCGGTACACGACGCTCGCCGCGGGCACGGAGGCGGTGGCCGAGCTGGAGATCAAGCGCTCCCGCTTCCTGGCAGTGCTGCGCCGGGCGCCCACGGAGGCCGAGGCCCGGGCCCTGGCCGAGGAGCTGCGGCGCGGATTCCACGACGCCCGCCACCACTGCTCGGCGTTCGTCCTGGGCCCGGACCGGGACGTGCAGCGCTCCTCCGACGACGGCGAGCCCGCCGGCACCGCGGGCCTGCCGATGCTCGAGGCCCTCGTGCTGCGGCGCACCGCCACGGACGCCGCCGGCCGGGACGTCACCGACCTCTCGGACGTGAGCGCCGTGGTGGTCCGCTGGTTCGGCGGCACCCTGCTCGGCGCCGGCGGGCTGGTCCGGGCCTACTCCGAGGCCGTGTCCCAGGCCCTCGACGGCGCGTCCCTGGTGGTCCGCCGGCGGCAGCGGCTCTACCGGCTCCCCGCCTCCCACGCGGACGCGGGCCGGATCGAGAACGAGCTGCGCGCGGCCGGGACCACGGTCCTGGACACCGCCTACGGGGCGGCCGGCGCGGAGCTGGGCCTCGCCCTGCCCGACGACGACGCGGCCGTCGCCGCGCTGCACTCCCGCGTGGCCTCGCTGACCGCCGGCGCCGGTGTCCTGCGGCCCGTCGGCACGGACTGGGTGGACACCCCCACCGGCAGCCGGCCCTGA
- a CDS encoding alpha-amylase family protein gives MRIADTSDLWWKQAVVYCVDVERFLDTDGNGVGDIAGLAERVDYLAELGVTCLWLMPFYPSPNRDDGYDITDFYGVDQRLGSFGDLVELVRTAQDRGLRVIADLVVNHTSDQHPWFQAARSSTDSPYRDYYVWRADEPPDTSGKAVFPDQEGGIWTRDEITGHWYLHRFYRHQPDLNLSHPKVRDEIAKIVGFWLHLGLDGFRVDGIPQLLTLAQGDDFENQGGFTDPHGFLRALRRFANRRNGRAALLGEVNLPYQQQLELFGTEDAGELTMIFDFVAMQNLYLSLARRDAGPLATALKNRPRIPQDAQWANFVRNHDELTLDQLSASEREEVFAAFGPEERMQIYGRGLTRRLPPMLDGDRQRIRMVYSLLFSLPGTPVLYYGEEIGMGENLAAEGRMAVRTPMQWTSGRNGGFSSAGAEDLSGPVVEGEFGPAAVNVADAKRDPDSLLNFVTALARRYRECTELAWGPAEVLDQPRREVLAHRCSWEGSGIVALHNFSAEPTTVPLRLPDEEEGTELLDLLGSGTCTLDADSSAELALEGYGYRWLRVQRAHGPGTLPDVMTTVAGAGEA, from the coding sequence ATGCGCATCGCCGACACCTCCGACCTCTGGTGGAAGCAGGCGGTCGTGTACTGCGTGGACGTCGAGCGGTTCCTGGACACGGACGGCAACGGCGTCGGCGACATCGCCGGGCTGGCCGAGAGGGTGGACTACCTGGCGGAGCTCGGCGTCACCTGCCTGTGGCTCATGCCGTTCTACCCTTCGCCCAACCGGGACGACGGCTACGACATCACCGACTTCTACGGCGTCGACCAGCGGCTGGGCAGCTTCGGCGACCTCGTGGAGCTCGTCCGCACCGCCCAGGACCGCGGTCTGCGGGTCATCGCCGACCTCGTGGTCAACCACACCTCCGACCAGCACCCGTGGTTCCAGGCCGCCCGCTCGAGCACGGACAGCCCGTACCGCGACTACTACGTGTGGCGGGCCGACGAGCCGCCGGACACCTCCGGGAAGGCCGTGTTCCCCGACCAGGAGGGCGGCATCTGGACCCGGGACGAGATCACCGGGCACTGGTATCTGCACCGCTTCTACCGCCACCAGCCGGACCTCAACCTCTCCCACCCCAAGGTGCGGGACGAGATCGCGAAGATCGTCGGGTTCTGGCTGCACCTGGGCCTCGACGGCTTCCGCGTGGACGGGATCCCCCAGCTGCTCACGCTGGCGCAGGGCGACGACTTCGAGAACCAGGGCGGGTTCACGGACCCGCACGGGTTCCTGCGCGCGCTGCGCAGGTTCGCCAACCGCCGCAACGGCCGGGCCGCCCTGCTGGGCGAGGTCAACCTGCCCTACCAGCAGCAGCTCGAGCTGTTCGGCACGGAGGACGCGGGGGAGCTGACCATGATCTTCGACTTCGTGGCCATGCAGAACCTCTACCTCTCGTTGGCCCGCCGGGACGCCGGGCCGCTGGCGACCGCCCTGAAGAACCGGCCCCGCATCCCGCAGGACGCCCAGTGGGCCAACTTCGTGCGCAACCACGACGAGCTCACCCTCGATCAGCTCTCCGCGTCCGAGCGGGAGGAGGTCTTCGCCGCCTTCGGGCCCGAGGAGCGCATGCAGATCTACGGCCGGGGCCTCACCCGGCGGCTGCCGCCCATGCTGGACGGGGACCGGCAGCGCATCCGGATGGTCTACTCGCTGCTCTTCTCCCTGCCGGGCACCCCGGTGCTGTACTACGGCGAGGAGATCGGCATGGGCGAGAATCTCGCCGCCGAGGGCCGCATGGCCGTCCGCACGCCCATGCAGTGGACCTCCGGGCGCAACGGGGGGTTCTCCTCCGCCGGCGCCGAGGACCTCTCCGGTCCCGTCGTCGAGGGAGAGTTCGGCCCCGCGGCCGTGAACGTGGCCGACGCCAAGCGGGACCCGGACTCCCTGCTGAACTTCGTCACCGCCCTGGCCCGCCGCTACCGCGAGTGCACCGAGCTGGCCTGGGGGCCCGCCGAGGTCCTGGACCAGCCGCGGCGGGAGGTCCTCGCCCACCGGTGCTCGTGGGAGGGCTCCGGCATCGTGGCGCTGCACAACTTCTCCGCCGAGCCCACCACGGTGCCGCTGCGGCTGCCGGACGAGGAGGAGGGCACCGAGCTGCTGGACCTGCTGGGCAGCGGGACGTGCACCCTCGACGCCGACTCCTCGGCCGAGCTGGCCCTGGAGGGCTACGGGTACCGCTGGCTGCGGGTGCAGCGGGCGCACGGGCCCGGCACGCTGCCGGACGTCATGACCACCGTGGCCGGGGCCGGGGAGGCCTGA
- the rpsA gene encoding 30S ribosomal protein S1: MTTTTPQVAVNDIGSAEDFLAAVDATIKYFNDGDLVEGTVVKVDRDEVLLDIGYKTEGVIPSRELSIKHDVDPDEVVTVGDEVEALVLTKEDKEGRLILSKKRAQYERAWGDIEKIKEDDGVVTGTVIEVVKGGLILDIGLRGFLPASLVEMRRVRDLAPYIGQQIEAKIIELDKNRNNVVLSRRAWLEQTQSEVRSNFLHKLEKGQVRTGTVSSIVNFGAFVDLGGVDGLVHVSELSWKHIDHPSEVVEVGQEVTVEVLDVDMDRERVSLSLKATQEDPWQLFARTHALGQVVPGKVTKLVPFGAFVRVEDGIEGLVHISELAQRHVDMAEQVVSVGDELFVKVIDIDLDRRRISLSLKQANEGVDPDSTEFDPAQYGMAAEYDDQGNYKYPEGFDPETNEWIEGYETQRAAWEQQYADAQSRWEAHKEQVRKSIAEDAEAAAGGTTSSSSSSSSSSSSSAPAPTSYSSEAPAADSGTLASDEALAALREKLTGA; encoded by the coding sequence ATGACCACCACCACCCCGCAGGTTGCCGTCAACGACATCGGGTCCGCCGAGGACTTCCTCGCCGCTGTCGACGCGACCATCAAGTACTTCAACGACGGCGACCTCGTCGAGGGCACCGTCGTCAAGGTCGACCGCGACGAGGTCCTTCTCGACATCGGCTACAAGACCGAGGGCGTCATCCCGTCCCGCGAGCTGTCCATCAAGCACGATGTCGACCCGGACGAGGTCGTGACCGTGGGTGATGAGGTCGAGGCTCTGGTCCTCACCAAGGAGGACAAGGAAGGCCGCCTGATCCTGTCCAAGAAGCGGGCTCAGTACGAGCGCGCCTGGGGCGACATCGAGAAGATCAAGGAGGACGACGGCGTCGTCACCGGCACCGTCATCGAGGTCGTCAAGGGTGGCCTCATCCTCGACATCGGCCTGCGCGGCTTCCTCCCCGCCTCCCTCGTCGAGATGCGCCGCGTGCGCGACCTCGCGCCGTACATCGGCCAGCAGATCGAGGCGAAGATCATCGAGCTGGACAAGAACCGCAACAACGTGGTCCTGTCCCGCCGTGCCTGGCTCGAGCAGACCCAGTCCGAGGTCCGCTCCAACTTCCTGCACAAGCTCGAGAAGGGCCAGGTCCGCACGGGCACGGTCTCCTCGATCGTCAACTTCGGTGCCTTCGTGGACCTGGGCGGCGTCGACGGCCTCGTGCACGTCTCCGAGCTGTCCTGGAAGCACATCGACCACCCCTCCGAGGTCGTCGAGGTCGGCCAGGAGGTCACCGTCGAGGTCCTGGACGTCGACATGGACCGCGAGCGCGTCTCCCTGTCGCTGAAGGCGACCCAGGAGGACCCGTGGCAGCTGTTCGCCCGCACCCACGCCCTCGGGCAGGTCGTGCCGGGCAAGGTCACCAAGCTCGTCCCCTTCGGCGCGTTCGTGCGCGTCGAGGACGGCATCGAGGGCCTGGTGCACATCTCCGAGCTGGCCCAGCGCCACGTGGACATGGCCGAGCAGGTCGTCTCCGTGGGCGACGAGCTGTTCGTCAAGGTCATCGACATCGACCTGGACCGCCGCCGCATCTCGCTGTCGCTCAAGCAGGCCAACGAGGGCGTGGACCCGGACTCCACCGAGTTCGACCCGGCCCAGTACGGCATGGCCGCCGAGTACGACGACCAGGGCAACTACAAGTACCCCGAGGGCTTCGATCCCGAGACCAACGAGTGGATCGAGGGCTACGAGACCCAGCGCGCCGCCTGGGAGCAGCAGTACGCCGACGCCCAGTCGCGCTGGGAGGCGCACAAGGAGCAGGTCCGGAAGTCGATCGCCGAGGACGCCGAGGCCGCCGCCGGCGGCACGACGAGCTCCTCGTCCTCGTCCTCCTCGTCCTCCTCCTCGTCCGCGCCGGCCCCGACCAGCTACTCCTCCGAGGCCCCGGCCGCCGACTCCGGCACCCTGGCCTCCGACGAGGCCCTGGCCGCTCTGCGCGAGAAGCTGACCGGAGCCTGA
- a CDS encoding GNAT family N-acetyltransferase: protein MDPQHDAPTTPSTPGTVTESYSAGGHDYTFAEFGVGPGGVAANPAAVEWVRAIRQGFHQAEPTDETLERTLSWMHAERVRLRAAYPHAVPEAALPTRRPVATFTSWEGSLNAGRGRLLRARLISEVTVRPTHSRRGLLRRLMTGELDRARRDGYPVALLTATEATIYGRFGFGAATFNREVTVDATTRLQLKAPTVGSVEMADGEAVRQLAPVLFQRFHESSHGSVSRVAYHWPEYTGEYAITPQKADPEVRCAVHYDDAMRPDGYVTYRFEPNTSYPLTLTVLDLVGASPDVSIALWEFVTSLDLVDQVRFGRAPVEDPLVWAMADRAKYRVTAESDKVWVRVLDPAAALEARPYTYRGRIVISLVDSMGYADGVWALDTSSGKPVVERLGDRPRTADDDAGRSVPAVELPDGADVAMRVDVLGSLYLGAVKASTLAQAGLIVARDEDALRDLQDFMETPTAPYGVTQF from the coding sequence ATGGACCCCCAGCACGACGCTCCGACGACACCGTCCACCCCCGGCACCGTGACCGAGTCCTACTCGGCCGGCGGGCACGACTACACCTTCGCGGAGTTCGGCGTGGGCCCCGGCGGCGTCGCGGCCAACCCGGCCGCCGTGGAGTGGGTACGGGCCATCCGGCAGGGCTTCCACCAGGCGGAGCCGACCGACGAGACCCTCGAGCGCACTCTGTCCTGGATGCACGCCGAGCGGGTGCGGCTGCGGGCGGCGTACCCGCACGCCGTGCCGGAGGCGGCACTCCCCACCCGGCGGCCCGTGGCGACCTTCACCTCCTGGGAGGGCTCGCTCAACGCGGGCCGCGGCCGGCTGCTGCGGGCCCGGCTCATCTCCGAGGTCACCGTGCGGCCCACGCACAGCCGCCGCGGGCTGCTGCGCCGGCTCATGACGGGAGAGCTCGACCGCGCCCGGCGGGACGGCTACCCCGTGGCGCTGCTGACCGCGACCGAGGCCACCATCTACGGCCGGTTCGGCTTCGGCGCGGCCACGTTCAACCGCGAGGTCACCGTGGACGCCACGACCCGCCTGCAGCTCAAAGCCCCGACCGTGGGCAGCGTGGAGATGGCCGACGGCGAGGCGGTGCGCCAGCTCGCCCCCGTGCTCTTCCAGCGCTTCCACGAGAGCTCCCACGGGTCGGTGAGCCGGGTGGCCTACCACTGGCCCGAGTACACGGGGGAGTACGCCATCACCCCGCAGAAGGCGGACCCCGAGGTGCGCTGCGCCGTGCACTACGACGACGCGATGCGCCCGGACGGCTACGTGACCTACCGGTTCGAGCCCAACACCTCCTACCCGCTGACCCTGACGGTGCTCGACCTCGTGGGCGCCTCCCCGGACGTGTCGATCGCCCTGTGGGAGTTCGTGACCTCCCTGGACCTCGTGGACCAGGTCCGCTTCGGCCGCGCCCCCGTGGAGGACCCGCTGGTGTGGGCGATGGCGGACCGGGCCAAGTACCGCGTCACCGCGGAGTCCGACAAGGTGTGGGTGCGGGTCCTGGACCCCGCCGCCGCGCTGGAGGCCCGCCCGTACACCTACCGCGGGCGGATCGTGATCTCCCTCGTGGACTCGATGGGCTACGCCGACGGCGTCTGGGCGCTGGACACCAGCAGCGGCAAGCCCGTGGTCGAGCGGCTGGGCGACCGGCCCCGCACCGCCGACGACGACGCCGGGCGCTCGGTCCCCGCGGTGGAGCTGCCCGACGGGGCCGACGTGGCGATGCGGGTGGACGTGCTCGGGTCCCTGTACCTCGGGGCGGTGAAGGCGAGCACCCTCGCGCAGGCGGGGCTGATCGTGGCCCGGGACGAGGACGCGCTGCGGGACCTGCAGGACTTCATGGAGACCCCGACCGCCCCGTACGGCGTCACACAGTTCTGA
- the coaE gene encoding dephospho-CoA kinase, with protein MLTIGLTGGIASGKSTVSRRLMELGATVVDADAIARALQEPGRPGLEGIVEEFGPSVLTPDGRLDRAALGARVFADPEARARLNAIIHPLVRAEAERLAAAAGEDAVLVEDIPLLVETGQHGRFDLVLTVQAPAEERVRRMVEDRGMTEADARARIAAQATDEERAAVSSTVLVNDGTVQRLRDRVDAWWEWHVEPRLASTPSPE; from the coding sequence ATGCTGACCATCGGACTCACCGGCGGGATCGCCTCGGGCAAGTCCACGGTCTCCCGGCGGCTCATGGAGCTCGGGGCCACCGTGGTCGACGCCGACGCGATCGCCCGCGCCCTGCAGGAGCCGGGCCGGCCCGGCCTCGAGGGGATCGTGGAGGAGTTCGGACCCTCCGTGCTGACCCCGGACGGCCGCCTGGACCGGGCCGCGCTCGGCGCCCGCGTGTTCGCGGACCCGGAGGCGCGCGCCCGGCTCAACGCGATCATCCACCCCCTCGTCCGGGCGGAGGCCGAACGGCTCGCGGCCGCGGCCGGGGAGGACGCCGTCCTGGTCGAGGACATCCCGCTGCTCGTGGAGACCGGCCAGCACGGGCGCTTCGACCTCGTCCTCACGGTCCAGGCCCCGGCGGAGGAGCGCGTGCGGCGGATGGTCGAGGACCGCGGCATGACGGAGGCCGACGCCCGCGCCCGGATCGCCGCCCAGGCCACCGACGAGGAGCGGGCAGCCGTCTCCAGCACCGTGCTGGTCAACGACGGCACCGTGCAGCGCCTGCGCGACCGCGTGGACGCGTGGTGGGAGTGGCACGTGGAGCCGCGCCTGGCGTCCACGCCGTCCCCGGAGTGA
- the polA gene encoding DNA polymerase I has product MEKTTQHTQTDPSPETAVRTVTVGTDTDHPVDVEIPYPVSRPERKLLLVDGHSLAFRAFFALSRAAEYGGGPAFVTSDGRHTEAVYGFVNTLVKLIREQRPTHLVVSFDLDGPTLRSQEYEEYKGGRDETPEEFHGQVPQIRRILDALGVPVVTAEGHEADDVLATLARRGAEQDYEVLVFSGDRDAFQMIDEHVTVVYPGRTPSDLKHMDAAAVVEKYKVPPQHYPDLAALTGEQADNLPGIPGVGAGFAAKWILAYGGVDAILAHADRVKGKKGEALREHRADVERNRRLNRLITDLALDVDLADAGLPEPDAQAVGEVFDDLEFGDGLRNRLFDAFGRPAEEAAPPADLGLGEVERPGTAEDLEQWLAGGEGPVVLHALHRDDDPVLPGARELSGVVLARGGHQPSALFLDLAAADSDLESALARWLADADRPKIVDGLKDVWKSLAVRGLPLAGVVDDPQLSAYLLQPARRSYELPALLEDRLGLAVAPAADGPAAEGQQQLALDAEPWPAPAVLRREAELAVATVQLSEHLLEKLAETHQTALLTDLELPLAVVLGRMELAGIAVDPEGVQVLLDDFARVIEQAQQEAHAQIAEPVNLGSTKQLQQVMFEELGLPKTKKIKSGFTTDADAVAELLTRTDPDSKGHRFLAGLLAYRDANKLRQTVEGLQKAIAEDGRVHTTYMQNVAATGRLSSTNPNLQNIPVRTEEGRRIRGLFVVGRPEDGRAYEQLLTADYSQIEMRIMAHLSGDEALIEAFRSGEDLHRFVGSKIFGVAPEEVTAPMRSKVKAMSYGLVYGLSSFGLSKQLRIPVDEARTLMSDYFTRFGAVRDYLRGVVEQAREDGYTATIDGRRRYLPDLSSDNRQLRSMAERAALNAPIQGSAADIIKKAMLGVDRRFTDEGLGSRMLLQVHDELVVEVVRGERETVERVLREEMGGAAELSVPLEVNVGAGRSWHEAAH; this is encoded by the coding sequence GTGGAGAAAACGACGCAGCACACGCAGACCGACCCGAGCCCCGAGACCGCTGTCCGCACGGTGACCGTCGGGACCGACACCGACCACCCCGTCGACGTCGAGATCCCCTACCCGGTCTCCCGGCCCGAGCGGAAGCTGCTGCTGGTCGACGGCCACTCCCTGGCCTTCCGCGCGTTCTTCGCGCTGTCCCGCGCCGCGGAGTACGGCGGCGGGCCCGCCTTCGTGACCTCCGACGGCCGGCACACCGAGGCCGTCTACGGCTTCGTGAACACGCTCGTGAAGCTGATCCGCGAGCAGAGGCCCACCCACCTGGTGGTCTCCTTCGACCTCGACGGCCCCACCCTGCGCTCCCAGGAGTACGAGGAGTACAAGGGCGGACGGGACGAGACGCCCGAGGAGTTCCACGGGCAGGTCCCGCAGATCCGCCGGATCCTCGACGCCCTGGGCGTGCCCGTGGTCACCGCCGAGGGCCACGAGGCCGACGACGTCCTCGCCACCCTCGCCCGCCGCGGCGCCGAGCAGGACTACGAGGTGCTGGTCTTCTCCGGGGACCGGGACGCCTTCCAGATGATCGACGAGCACGTCACGGTGGTCTACCCCGGGCGCACCCCGTCCGACCTCAAGCACATGGACGCCGCCGCCGTGGTGGAGAAGTACAAGGTGCCGCCCCAGCACTACCCGGACCTCGCGGCCCTGACCGGGGAGCAGGCCGACAACCTCCCCGGGATCCCCGGCGTGGGCGCGGGGTTCGCGGCCAAGTGGATCCTCGCCTACGGCGGCGTCGACGCGATCCTCGCGCACGCGGACCGCGTCAAGGGCAAGAAGGGCGAGGCGCTGCGCGAGCACCGCGCCGACGTCGAGCGCAACCGCCGGCTCAACCGCCTGATCACCGATCTCGCGCTGGACGTCGACCTCGCCGACGCCGGCCTGCCCGAGCCCGACGCCCAGGCGGTGGGGGAGGTCTTCGACGACCTCGAGTTCGGCGACGGCCTGCGCAACCGGCTCTTCGACGCCTTCGGGCGCCCCGCCGAGGAGGCGGCCCCGCCGGCCGACCTCGGCCTGGGCGAGGTGGAGCGCCCCGGCACCGCCGAGGACCTCGAGCAGTGGCTGGCCGGCGGGGAGGGCCCCGTGGTGCTGCACGCCCTGCACCGCGACGACGACCCCGTGCTGCCGGGCGCCCGCGAGCTCTCCGGAGTGGTCCTCGCCCGCGGCGGCCACCAGCCGTCCGCGCTGTTCCTGGACCTCGCGGCCGCCGACTCCGACCTCGAGTCCGCACTGGCCCGCTGGCTGGCCGACGCGGACCGGCCCAAGATCGTGGACGGGCTCAAGGACGTCTGGAAGTCCCTCGCGGTGCGCGGCCTGCCGCTGGCCGGGGTCGTGGACGACCCCCAGCTCTCGGCCTACCTGCTGCAGCCGGCGCGGCGCAGCTACGAGCTCCCCGCGCTGCTCGAGGACCGGCTGGGCCTGGCGGTGGCCCCCGCCGCGGACGGCCCCGCCGCCGAGGGGCAGCAGCAGCTCGCCCTGGACGCCGAGCCCTGGCCCGCCCCGGCGGTGCTCCGGCGGGAGGCGGAGCTGGCGGTCGCCACCGTCCAGCTCTCCGAGCACCTGTTGGAGAAGCTGGCCGAGACCCACCAGACCGCCCTCCTCACGGACCTCGAGCTGCCCCTGGCCGTGGTGCTGGGCCGGATGGAGCTCGCCGGGATCGCCGTGGACCCCGAGGGGGTGCAGGTCCTGCTCGACGACTTCGCCCGGGTGATCGAGCAGGCGCAGCAGGAGGCGCACGCCCAGATCGCGGAGCCCGTGAACCTCGGCTCCACCAAGCAGCTGCAGCAGGTGATGTTCGAGGAGCTGGGGCTGCCGAAGACCAAGAAGATCAAGTCCGGCTTCACCACCGATGCCGACGCCGTGGCGGAGCTGCTCACCCGCACCGACCCGGACTCCAAGGGGCACCGCTTCCTCGCCGGCCTGCTGGCCTACCGGGACGCCAACAAGCTCCGCCAGACCGTCGAGGGCCTGCAGAAGGCCATCGCCGAGGACGGCCGCGTGCACACCACCTACATGCAGAACGTCGCCGCCACCGGCCGGCTGTCCTCCACCAACCCCAACCTGCAGAACATCCCCGTGCGCACCGAGGAGGGCCGCCGCATCCGCGGGCTGTTCGTGGTCGGGCGCCCGGAGGACGGGCGGGCCTACGAGCAGCTGCTCACCGCCGACTACTCCCAGATCGAGATGCGCATCATGGCGCACCTGTCCGGGGACGAGGCGCTGATCGAGGCGTTCCGCAGCGGCGAGGACCTGCACCGCTTCGTCGGCTCGAAGATCTTCGGGGTGGCCCCGGAGGAGGTCACCGCGCCCATGCGCTCCAAGGTCAAGGCCATGAGCTACGGGCTGGTCTACGGGCTGAGCTCCTTCGGGCTCTCCAAGCAGCTGCGGATCCCCGTCGACGAGGCCCGCACCCTGATGAGCGACTACTTCACCCGGTTCGGGGCGGTGCGCGACTACCTGCGCGGCGTCGTGGAGCAGGCCCGCGAGGACGGCTACACGGCCACCATCGACGGACGCCGCCGGTACCTCCCGGACCTCTCCAGCGACAACCGGCAGCTGCGCTCCATGGCCGAGCGCGCCGCCCTCAACGCCCCCATCCAGGGCTCGGCCGCCGACATCATCAAGAAGGCGATGCTCGGGGTGGACCGGCGCTTCACCGACGAGGGCCTCGGCTCCCGGATGCTCCTGCAGGTCCACGACGAGCTCGTGGTGGAGGTCGTGCGCGGGGAGCGCGAGACCGTGGAGCGGGTGCTGCGCGAGGAGATGGGCGGCGCCGCCGAGCTGTCCGTGCCGCTGGAGGTCAACGTCGGCGCGGGCCGCTCCTGGCACGAGGCGGCCCACTGA
- a CDS encoding PaaI family thioesterase, translating into MSSPPAMTPEEHSRDLREHGVPEELHAAFPGHGMGGLARAMGIRFTELTPGRAVATMPVEPNTQPGGILHGGAHCVLAETLASTAASVHAGPGRYAVGVDVNATHQRGVASGTVTGTCTALHLGATLTVHEVVMTDERGRRLSTARVTNLVRERGAAG; encoded by the coding sequence GTGAGCAGCCCCCCGGCCATGACCCCCGAGGAGCACTCCCGGGACCTGCGCGAGCACGGGGTCCCCGAGGAGCTGCACGCAGCCTTCCCCGGGCACGGGATGGGCGGTCTCGCCCGGGCGATGGGCATCCGGTTCACGGAGCTCACGCCCGGGCGGGCGGTCGCCACGATGCCGGTCGAGCCGAACACGCAGCCGGGCGGGATCCTGCACGGGGGAGCGCACTGCGTCCTCGCCGAGACGCTCGCCTCGACCGCGGCCAGCGTGCACGCCGGTCCGGGGCGGTACGCGGTGGGTGTCGACGTCAACGCGACGCACCAGCGCGGCGTGGCCTCCGGGACGGTCACCGGCACGTGCACGGCGCTGCACCTGGGCGCCACGCTCACCGTCCACGAGGTCGTGATGACCGACGAGCGGGGGCGGCGGCTGTCCACCGCCCGGGTCACCAACCTGGTGCGGGAGCGGGGCGCCGCGGGCTGA
- a CDS encoding ANTAR domain-containing response regulator codes for MSGEAAENDLRPARRVVVAEDETLIRLDIVEMLQDAGYEVVAEADNGQRAVELAREHRPDLVLMDVKMPVLDGITAAEQIASDRIAPVVLLTAFSQRELVERAREAGAMAYVVKPFTVDDLVPAIEIAISRAEEIAALEREVSDMKEQFATRKLVERAKSLLTTKMGLTEPEAFRWIQKTSMDRRLSMREVAEAIINQVA; via the coding sequence CTGTCCGGCGAGGCGGCGGAGAACGACCTGCGCCCGGCCCGCCGGGTGGTGGTCGCCGAGGACGAGACCCTGATCCGCCTGGACATCGTGGAGATGCTCCAGGATGCGGGCTACGAGGTGGTCGCGGAGGCCGACAACGGCCAGCGCGCCGTGGAGCTCGCCCGCGAGCACCGCCCCGACCTCGTGCTCATGGACGTGAAGATGCCCGTCCTCGACGGGATCACCGCGGCGGAGCAGATCGCCTCGGACCGGATCGCCCCGGTGGTCCTGCTGACGGCCTTCAGCCAGCGGGAGCTCGTGGAGCGGGCCCGCGAGGCGGGGGCCATGGCCTACGTGGTCAAGCCGTTCACGGTGGACGACCTCGTGCCCGCGATCGAGATCGCGATCTCCCGCGCCGAGGAGATCGCCGCGCTCGAGCGCGAGGTCTCGGACATGAAGGAGCAGTTCGCCACCCGCAAGCTCGTGGAGCGCGCGAAGTCGCTGCTGACCACCAAGATGGGCCTCACCGAGCCCGAGGCGTTCCGCTGGATCCAGAAGACCTCCATGGACCGCCGGCTGTCCATGCGGGAGGTCGCCGAGGCCATCATCAACCAGGTCGCCTGA